In the genome of Crassostrea angulata isolate pt1a10 chromosome 6, ASM2561291v2, whole genome shotgun sequence, the window cagaaatagatttctgtatttacttcatttaaattctgcaaagtaataaaagcttgaatttataaacgaccaaatcggcattttaaaagataaacatgtatacaagaaacaGACATTGTTTCACGTGtcatataatttcttcgatgcccaataacagggacgcatatttctgtccgttattaacctgaacatatcgaattaataaatgttagctagctataaatgcttaagaatttatactttaaaaataactccgagtggtttcactataaacgatataaacttcctaaaggaattatttatttccagatcgtgtttacatttatcgccgaacgaatcgctcgaATGATGATAACTACGCTCAGATTTatgtgaaaagaaaataatttgataaaaatatgtgactaaacagttcctcaataagtgcattgaagttatttatctgttttttttatacataaatataataaaatcaaaaatcgaatcgcttacctgtttgtttacgttattgtgtccatcccgcgtacgatttaattttaccgtagcacaggtaagtaagttatcccgctcgaaaaatattcggttttaagatttaattattcattttgagtactacattaattgataaaatcatttaatttttaaatttcgtttcatttaacttgcattcctatattttgaaggtatgggataggataggataggatagagcttatttacaggataggatgcaggatacaggatataggataggataggatagttttgtcaactttcacgatagctGCACTGTAAGACCATTCGGCTTTGTACAAGCGGCACAAATAACTTCGGACATCGGGttagacctgcacctggctgaacctgtcaatcaaactctgtgtatttgttttcattggatggtcaagcgtctctttttttgtcaatagccaatggaaaaattaatgacttcaatgtaatcggaatcagtatttgatgaagcacacaatttaaatgatagaaaattaataattatttgaacaaaattaaatgtaaacatagaaagaaaacatactgatcatttctatgaattgcaggaagtaagttctttggaatcccgattatagatatttttacaagtaattattttaattatttaaaccactgttaacggaaaacaagaggtcttaaaagtaattaacgcacagggatttgcctacaatgtacacagtcatgcaattaattattatgggaatctttacgtatggtacttaattcaaatagataatgataatctatacactgtacgccgttatacatgtacatgtaaggagcgccggtaatatgTACGAAGATTGggtcaaaaaattaaatcatttttatttcttgttcttttcaatacaatgtaattactttgaaaaaaaaaatccgaaatagtaattacaactttcttttttgtttaatcatttgaattttttctgaggtgCATGGATATGTCCAGAACATATtcatttacgcgaatgatacaacataggaaaaaaattaacggatgtttgtataacattgttttctaacgaatgtgactaatttaattttaaatatttttcaacattaccAATGTAAATGATATCAGATTTATtaactgtttgtatttttacatcgtattctctgaaaccaataaaaatactaatgttagaagaaaactcaaatcccgccgaatactgaaaacccgatttcagtttgtaatcatgcggattttatttttggtattgactattgagttacggtaacattttttctggatgatttttttcatttattattttatgtagtaaaagcaccattccaattGTTACTCAAttaacataacaattgatgacccggAGCTAtttatgttctgagctgtgtgcgctgaagcgacacaagattctcggtcgcacgtggcggttttatgttcttattcgtttcactcaaacgaacataaaatatttatgaaataaacacaaacTCGTGAGTAGGATGTGAAGCGCTCTGAAAGtgcagttttaattaatttcaatataacaaaaatttctttctttctaaACCAAATCTTCCacatctacaaaataaaattgcaaattttagaCAGTGGATACAtctatatataatacaatatgaaGCAAAGGGCGGGTGGGTGGGACTTAAATGACTGCACGAAAAAGAGCCTTCGAATGGCTTTACTAGTACACAATAACTTTCACGGTCATTCATAGCCCGTGCTATGAATATCAATATTGTCACCTGACTAGGTGACAATAATAACAACCAATAGatgtaaagaataaacaaacaCTACCACGTGTTTAAGtaacattaataaatacatttatgttcttattcgtttcactcaaacgaacataaaatatttatgaaataaacacaaacTCGTGAGTAGGATGTGAAGCGCTCTGAAAGTGCAGTTTTAATTAATTCGAagataaagaagaaaagaaaaactcGCTAAATGCCAAGATTTTTTGTGACTTTAAGTTTTGCAGATAAATTTTCCTTCACATAGCCATCTTTTGCCCTATCCGACCGCCACCGCCCATGCTTTTTAAACAGTCTATCACAAACCCCTGCGGCTGCTGCAGAAGTAGCACCGCCCGATCTTAAACTATGTACACCAAATTTTGACTTCTCTAAACCAATCTTTTCTAGTGCGTCCAATATTATCTCCCTTGCTCTTGTATATGAAATCGGACGATTATCCGTTTTAATTAACAACTGAGAAGTACGCGTATGGAAGAATTATCTTAAGTCACCACAATGAGGCGGAAAAGATTGATATCCGAACTCGGCTTATCACACTTCattgatttaaaacagaaataaattaaataaacagaaaatatacACGTATGCTTCATAAAAAGtttaacatgtaaacaatcatttttaatttcattgttaGTGAAGAAACCATGGTTTCTTCACtaacaatgaaattaaaacccTACAATTATCTGCTTCTAAGTTGATAATGGTCTCGAAGCTCTGAAAACAACACAATCTAACACCACTATCACTGAGATTAAATACACATCCGAGGTGAAATTAATGTTGCTTAATCAGTGTTATGATGATAAGTAAATTTATCTGTGAAACTGCATAAATGTAACAATGGTTGTCTTTGTTTATCATATTCACAACCTGAAAAAAGAAGCTCCAAAAAACCTCAAAACAAAACAACGTTTGCCAACAAAAAGATGATTTTGCAAAACATGCTGATATTAGATCCCCAGGAAAACAGCTTTTACAGTaccttattttgaaataattattgtcAGTGTAGCTTCGTTCTGattgactttttttttgttttagaaaatcTGATATCCATTGCCATGACCTCCTTGAGTGGTATGGTTCATGTACACGGCACAATATTGACAGTCATCCTTAAGAAGTTGGATAAAGTGGTTTCTATGGACGAGTGCACTTTACACGTCGTAGTCCTATATTATCCTAAATTGTTATCTATTCTAATTCTAAAATATGCCTTTGTTTTGTTTCGGTTTTGGTTTCTTAGAATTAGTTTcgttttgttatattttgttttgtttcctttcaatttcattttgaagttttatttattccttacgatggcatttttttctaatttttttttcagtggcttgtttattttttttatcgcttACTAATTATTGCAGAAAACTGAAGTAGAGTAATTTGCAGAGCTTTAAGTGTTGTTTTCACAGTGCATACTTATTATATCTCTACAATATAAAAAGTGTattgtttcataaataaaatattgtcttaaatatttatatatttaattaagcaTATAATTGTGACTTTGTGTTACAGTTGTAATGTTATTTGATTTTAACTAAAGCAAGGATAAACAATGTATTAAGCACCACGGTTTTCATTAATAAGACAAAAGTAgaacattttgaacaatttaactTAGATCAatgtttacaacttacaagtGTACACAAAAAATGTATCGTTTATTACACTAATAGCTTCCCTGAATTGATTATGTAATATGCGATTGATTCAGTCGGAGCGATTGGTTTTAATTCATGTCTTGTgttattttgagaattttttttggaaatgtcTTTTTGATTCTCCTAGTTTTTCAACATTTCAAACGTTTACAAACATCCAAATTAAAAAAGGATGATAATTCAATTCAATGACAAGTCCTTAATCTTAAGCAGATTATGACGAAGACTTAAATGAAAGTGCTAGTTATTTGGCTATTTGAAAGGTAATATAGAAATTGACTCTCGATTTAGACGTTACACAATCCAGTTAAAAGTTTCACTTGTTTAAATTTGTACCATTTTGTACAACCCGTATCGTATCTACAAGTTCATATAAAACTTTGTTTTGATACGATGTTTAAATTACATTCATAATAATTGAGAAATTTGTCGCCTAGATGACTTCTCTTCACTGAGAGTTTTGTAGAGAAGACCTGCTTTAATCTCTTTTAAGTACCACTATGTTAAAAGAGTAACTTTTGTAGTACCTCTTAATGTAAACTAATCGGTGTAACACTCGACATCACAAAAATGTTAACTTAGCGAATAACGACACAGAGtgaaatgtgttatttttttttatcttagtaatatattaatttgtatttactttaatTTCGACCCATTCGTTGTTGTAActtaatatataagtataaaagaACCTCATTACTTGTcgtattaaagaaatatataactaataataagagatgattttttattacagaaaattaCACAGTTAAGTTTCTTAAACTTTCATATCAAGGTAAAACATAAACTTTTCaggtgaaatatttacattataccTTGccgtaaaaaataattatattttttaaagtaagatatgaatttgtttttatgaaaagcagTTTTACAGGTATAGCTGTACACAActttcatatcatataaaagtaaaacataaacattacATGCAACATATCTAtcttaattaaaaaaggaaaatgtaacATGAATTGACATAATTAATTATCAAAGTGTTCAaaccttataaaaaaaattaatggtaCTTAAAACTGTCAGATTTATTTAACAAGTGTTAAAAGCTCATTCAAAAACCAATTAAATCGTCCTTTTTCCAAATAGTCGACTAATATTAATCATATCATGAATTATTTCATATTCACTCAAGTATAGCAGGTGCtggttgtttaatttttaattaatattaatggaagattGCGTTTTAACAAAACTTTGTATGTGATCTTCCCTGTTTTTCGATGAAACGTGTACCaagacttttttcttttttacgtAATTTAAAAGTATAGGATATGTCTTGACAAAATGATTGATACACCACGAGGCTTTGCAACTTCAACTCTTTAAACTAATATGCATAGGGctaaattgttttaaagtttaaacgTAGCTCATAGTACTTTCTAAGTCCACCATCTCAGAGACTGGaaaattttcatattgtttGTGAATTAAAATAGTTCCCTAAATATGTGAATTTCTGTTGAGGTTCATGTATgctaaaatatgtacatgtatatcatataaaactGTAACACATACAACTATAAGAATAACATAGTTTGGAACATGATTGTAACATTGTTGCAAGATCCTAGAAGTTACTTTATACATTCACTCTTTTGTTAATAGCCAATACTCAATCTAGACAGCTGGTTAAAAATGATTCATTAgtgattatatacatgtaaataaataaaaagtcaaGAAAAGTTTTggcattaaatatttacatatatctatcaATACCtatattaatttgtacaagGTCCATTCACTACATGGAATTAGAGAATATGGGGTTACAACAAAGTTAAATTAAGATATTGtagaatataaaaatgaatatatacttttttaaatcaatcagAATGACCCATACAAATTATCTGTGTTAGTAACATGAAATATAAACTTTGGCGTGGCTCTTTATTGCTTTTTTCTGAGATGAATTTTTACGAATGAAGTTTCTTTCATGCAAATTATTAAAAGCAAATTAGCAGGTTTAAAGCTTTATCAAAGTCAAATCGATTTTAACAAATTACTTGATTATTGTGATggtaattaaaattaacatttagGCAAGATTCAATTGCAGCCAGCTGCATTCGAGATCAAGTGACTTTGGCCAATCTACAAGATACGGTGTCCACACCAAAGGAATGAATCATGTATCTATTGGACAGTTAATTATTCCGGGGtgtgaaattttttatattaccGACTAGACACCGATAACGCTTCACGGAAACAACGGTCGAAATATAATTGTCTCGTAGTTCATTTCAGACAATTTAATTAATAAGAGGTTAGGATTTTTAATTGATGAGATAATTTGATAGAAGGCAAACCTATTTGTGAGGACGATGCATACAAAAGGAAAAGCAGAACATTTCCTTGACATCAACTTCACTTTTTTCTGATAGAAAATGCATTATTTTCCTTATTGATTACTAAAAGATGTCTCTAGAATTTATATGACAAGTGCTACAAACAACAAAGACACATGACAATTTAACATCAATCCGGTTTTGAAATTCGTAGAAAAATAAAGattgaactttttttaaatacgtTTATAACGATTTACGAATTCCCTTTTATGGTAAAATCAAGAGAACATGTACAAGTGTTtccaattaaaaacaaatgatgGATCATTTTTTGAATACTTCGGACTTATACAGAActcaataaatttcattttgatggGTATGTTTAATCTTCTTTTGTTTAGTGCAGTGTGTTCTCCCACATCAGATATTTAAAAGTCAACTGATCTCACTTCCAGGGtagttaaacattatatattacacaaaacatatacatgttcaatactttaaataacaaaatataatgttCAAACTTGCCTAATATTCTCCTTATTTGATACTTGTTCTAAATAAGGTCTCAATGTTATTTTTACCATTTTCAACACAATAACATTActgattaaaattgaaatatttttattctgttGCAAAACACCCCCTCTATTGTTTCAAGTTTCAATTCaagtataaaaagaaaaagagataTATGTCCATGAGGAAGCATTGTAAACAGCATGAAAGAACCCAGGTGGtagttttggaaaaaaattgtaaagagtTCGGAGAACATCCAAATGAAGAAATGTTTctacattttcatatatttgatccacaataaatatttgttatcatTTGTGTCTATATTCCGGTTTAAAAGAGTGGATATATTAGAAAAAGGAAATCGTAGAATTTTTGCTTTATAAGGATTTTAAATGTTCTTCGATGACATGTTTGTATTCTCATTAAGAAAGtcaacaaaattatgaaaacataAACATGAGACAGTTATCTATATATACACCGTATTAATATTGCCCTAAAAACCTAAAATCATTatcttaaaaaaacccacatcaACTATTGGTCCCAAGCTGAAGATTTAAGGAACCTGTCCAAACATTGCTGCAGCTCGATAAAGCAGAGGAGTTTCGTACGTTTTTGATATTCGTGATTCCTATTACAAAAAGTAATAATATAAAGTAtagatctaaaaaaaaagactaccttaaaaagttatacaaattagaaatatattctatttaatgatataagaaaaaaatataaactttactTGCCTTTTTAAAGCATATTTTTGGTGGTGTGAAAACCGATTCATTTTTTATTCCCAAAGTCATGTTGTAGAAACGGTTCAACATCAGAAAATCtacaataaatattacataattGTGTTGAAATAATTTAGTGATTGAATTTTTAACGCTCAAAATTCAAAGAACAATATGCCACTATTTTTTGCATGGTCTTAAAGAGGTATAGCTCGTATAAATTTGGCCTGGGTTGAAATTTTATCTATGCTCAGAGAGTCAATCCAAggtaaaagaatttatatatgTTCTAGCTTTTGACTAACAATGGTTGGCGCCTACTTCATCAAAGCAAGtcaaataaatctttttattgataaactttCAAGTTTAGAATTGCAACATGTATCACACACCACAGTGTTTTATAATAGAAATTAAAAGTATGTATTGTCATTGGTTGAGAGTATTTTAGCGAAATGGAAGATCGAACTTGTGAAATTGTTCGTATTTGTACACCAAAATTCTTCATCAGGGCATTTCaatgtttactttgaaattatcACATAAAATTCAGCAAGAGTACCAGTTTGTTGGCGTTCCATTTCAACAGGAGTGCAGGGTTTGGCAATAGTGAAGGAATAGCGTCCTTGATCGTCCGAAATCAAATACGTGTTTAGTTTAATGATGTCAGGAAAAACTCCCATGAAGGATTTTCGTACCAACTTTCCTTCTATACAAATATGTTAAACAGaatgatttttatgtatattaatttaatgATGTATGCCTTTTTATTCTTTACttcaaataatttgttttaaaaatatgaaaatgcaaATGATAGTCAGTTTTAAGAGAAGTTGTTGGTGGTCTAATTTAGACCATATTAATATCCTTAAGAAGATTATAGCtctgtttaaatataaaaaaatatatacaaaatctAATCCTAAGCCTTCGGTAAGATAAAAACCATTTATAAGAAGTTTTATTAGAACTGATGGCTATTTTATGGCCATCCTGGCTTCTTTATTGTTTAAGCAAATATAATGATTATTTAAGCCAAAAGAAGGCTCTAATCTGTAAAAGTAAGGTTGATATGTTTCACTAAGGTTgaaatattgctttaaattagattcatttttccattcaacatttatatatatatatatatatatatatatatatatatatatatatatatatatatatatatatatatatatatatatatatatatatatatatatatatatatattaaaagaatgTTTCAAACCTGGAAAGCACATTTCATGAAACTGATTTGCGTGCGATACGTCACACACCCCTTCGGACCACACATATGACATAttctgaattgaaaaaaaaatccaggtaTGAATCGTACAATTTTTCTCTCCTTTGTTTGTTATCTTTTTcgtttttttgaattttttttttttacaaaaaaagatattcattttttgtggaTTAAGTTAATGTACAAGATAAACCAATTTTTCGcaaacaatttttcattttttttaattactcaCAGATTAATTTTTACGTATTCAAAAGCAAATCTACTGgtatttttaaacacaaaatttaCTTACAGCTCTGTAATCGATAATGGCGTCAACATCTTCTTGCATTGAATTACCAAAAACATGGTAAGCAACTCGTTTGGTCACAGCATCGTAAGACATATTCTGAAAATAAAGATTGACTCGCTTAATTATATGACGTTGGAGTGTGATTAAAATATTAACACTACATTATAGGGTGTCCCTATCCTATAAGAAGTGGTAGTTTACTATAGCGTTAACatgaatttggttttttttcatgtcTATACAATATAAGATTAATTGACACACCTGCTCCttgaaatatatagataaaatacaAATCTAAATCTGTGTCACTCTTAACCAACGTTCACGACCATTGAAGTGTACTAGTaacttaattcattttattatgtctaatttaaaaaaaaaagcacaacTTTCTACGCAATACATCTGTCAGGGCAACTTTATGCccaacagtatacatgtatctgcaagGTTGCCTGTTGTAATTTATGTGCGAAGACAATTTTCAAATTACTTTTCATAACtcataaatttatttctttattatatgaataacAACAAATTGCCGTATATTTATcgtctacatgtatttttatttgatgaataagTAAACGTTGATTATGTAATCGAGATCAGAGAAAGAAtaagtacattgtaaatataTGGGAAAGTGTCATGAATTTGTTTCGTATAAGATATGAAGCAAATGCAAACATTAAGATTGATAATAAACAAAGAATgttaagatatttaaaaaacaatgtttaagATATACATACCTAAGAAAATGATACTGAAAACACACATATACTTACGTAAGTAACAGTGCTTCCTCGACCCCCAGGGAGAAACGTCAGTACATCAAAATAAGTCTGCAACTTGG includes:
- the LOC128188934 gene encoding uncharacterized protein LOC128188934 — encoded protein: MSVCQNISIVFKVDNKLKLSQSPPCIWSAYKMYTVFLLVAVGASLFLGTVQQCCGPSKLQTYFDVLTFLPGGRGSTVTYNMSYDAVTKRVAYHVFGNSMQEDVDAIIDYRANMSYVWSEGVCDVSHANQFHEMCFPEGKLVRKSFMGVFPDIIKLNTYLISDDQGRYSFTIAKPCTPVEMERQQTDFLMLNRFYNMTLGIKNESVFTPPKICFKKESRISKTYETPLLYRAAAMFGQVP